Proteins from one Salinispora arenicola genomic window:
- the ngg gene encoding N-acetylglutaminylglutamine synthetase produces the protein MSRTLATGVALADQVRGRSRRFERVGPGGDPVAAAAAPAGSAEADDTADPHVEGMVLDCGWGRLVFGQTFADQAAVADVLRSEAAGARDICIYLRDPHVLVSRLPDELFIDPSLTFRLPLHGEGLADPEVPGLRIRPLQDAGDAEEVNRIYAANSMVTAPVEVLVANAATDGFLHLVAENATGEIVGTITGVDHVAVFDDPDRGASLWCLTVDFNAAPPGTGQALITELAAQLVQRGLAYVDLSVLAENEGAIRLYERLGFYRTTTLCVKRKNPINERLFLPAMPEGYDELNPYAQIVADEAMRRGIRVEVTDPTWGELRLTSGGRTILTRESLSELTSAVAMSRCDDKRVTRRILGQAGLSVPRGRTATGDGADAAFLAEVGELVVKPARGEQGKGITVGVRTPEALHAAVELAARFCPEVLLEELCAGEDLRVIMIDHEVVAAAVRRPATIIGDGVHDVAELIERQSRRRAAATGGESRIPLDEMTREVVAEAGYALTDILPEGEQLIVRRTANLHTGGTIHDVTAVLHPEIAEACVTASRALDIPVAGLDLLVPTTEESAHVFLEANERPGLANHEPQPTAERFVDLLFPGTRAPQRLWSPAGAASSGV, from the coding sequence ATGTCGAGGACCCTCGCGACCGGGGTGGCGCTGGCGGATCAGGTACGCGGCCGAAGTCGTCGGTTCGAGCGGGTCGGCCCCGGGGGCGACCCGGTGGCCGCGGCCGCCGCGCCGGCCGGTTCGGCCGAGGCGGACGACACCGCTGACCCGCACGTCGAGGGCATGGTGCTCGACTGCGGCTGGGGCCGGCTCGTGTTCGGCCAGACCTTCGCCGACCAGGCAGCCGTCGCCGACGTGTTGCGCTCCGAGGCGGCCGGCGCCCGGGACATCTGCATCTATCTGCGCGACCCGCACGTGCTCGTCTCCCGGTTGCCGGACGAGTTGTTCATCGACCCGTCACTGACCTTCCGGCTGCCGCTACACGGCGAGGGACTCGCCGACCCGGAAGTCCCCGGCCTGCGGATCCGTCCGCTGCAGGACGCGGGGGACGCGGAGGAGGTCAACCGGATCTACGCGGCCAACAGCATGGTGACCGCGCCGGTTGAGGTACTCGTCGCCAACGCCGCCACCGATGGTTTCCTGCACCTGGTCGCCGAGAACGCGACCGGCGAGATCGTCGGCACCATCACCGGCGTGGACCACGTCGCCGTCTTCGACGACCCGGACCGGGGCGCGAGCCTCTGGTGCCTGACCGTGGACTTCAACGCCGCTCCGCCCGGCACCGGCCAGGCGCTGATCACCGAACTGGCCGCCCAACTGGTCCAGCGGGGGCTGGCGTACGTGGACCTGTCGGTGCTCGCCGAGAACGAAGGCGCCATCCGGCTCTACGAGCGGCTCGGCTTCTACCGCACCACCACGCTCTGCGTGAAACGGAAGAACCCGATCAATGAACGGCTGTTCCTGCCCGCCATGCCGGAGGGGTACGACGAGCTCAATCCGTACGCGCAGATCGTCGCGGACGAGGCGATGCGCCGGGGAATCCGGGTGGAGGTGACTGACCCGACCTGGGGTGAGCTGCGCCTGACCAGTGGCGGCCGAACGATCCTCACCCGCGAGTCACTGTCCGAGTTGACCTCGGCGGTCGCCATGAGCCGCTGTGACGACAAGCGGGTCACCCGTCGAATCCTCGGCCAGGCCGGGCTGTCCGTACCGCGTGGCCGGACAGCCACCGGGGACGGAGCCGACGCGGCCTTCCTGGCCGAGGTCGGCGAGTTGGTCGTCAAGCCGGCCCGGGGCGAGCAGGGCAAGGGGATCACGGTCGGGGTGCGTACGCCCGAGGCCCTGCACGCCGCCGTCGAACTGGCGGCCCGGTTCTGCCCCGAGGTGCTTCTCGAGGAGTTGTGCGCCGGTGAGGACCTGCGGGTGATCATGATCGACCACGAGGTGGTGGCCGCCGCGGTTCGCCGGCCGGCGACGATCATCGGTGACGGGGTACACGACGTCGCCGAACTGATCGAGCGGCAGAGCCGTCGCCGCGCCGCCGCGACGGGCGGCGAGTCCCGCATCCCACTGGACGAGATGACCCGCGAGGTGGTCGCCGAAGCCGGGTACGCACTCACCGACATCCTGCCGGAGGGGGAGCAGCTCATCGTGCGTCGGACCGCGAACCTGCACACCGGGGGCACGATCCACGACGTCACCGCGGTCCTGCACCCGGAGATCGCCGAGGCGTGCGTGACCGCGAGTCGCGCCCTGGACATCCCGGTAGCCGGGCTTGACCTGCTGGTACCCACCACGGAGGAGTCCGCGCACGTCTTTCTCGAGGCAAACGAACGGCCCGGCCTGGCCAACCACGAACCGCAGCCGACCGCCGAACGCTTCGTCGACCTCCTTTTTCCCGGGACCCGGGCACCTCAACGCCTCTGGTCGCCGGCGGGTGCGGCAAGCTCTGGAGTATGA